One Candidatus Babeliales bacterium genomic window carries:
- a CDS encoding Ku protein produces MKALWKGRLAFGLVNIPIKLYSAIESQSLGFKLLHAKCHTPLSYQRFCPHCKKIIEWGDVIKGKELADGSYFILTKEQIEKMKPETIDVIEVIEFIDITKIDPIYFDSHYYLAPQKVTEKAYFLFTEIMKEMQVTAIGKFVLREKEYVCSIQPYQTGFLLSTLNYAYEIRPISRVEELSVKVTAEVTKQERNLAEKFIKSLTKKEFDITDFKDTFNEELQKQIQRVTEGKKVIKKRAQKAVLKKVPKELLQSLKESIKQVENKSAKARR; encoded by the coding sequence ATGAAAGCATTATGGAAGGGAAGGTTAGCATTTGGATTAGTTAACATTCCAATAAAATTATATTCAGCAATAGAATCACAATCTTTAGGATTTAAATTATTACATGCAAAATGCCATACCCCTCTTTCTTATCAACGGTTTTGTCCTCATTGTAAAAAAATAATTGAATGGGGAGATGTTATTAAGGGAAAAGAATTGGCGGATGGTTCTTATTTTATTTTAACAAAAGAGCAAATTGAAAAAATGAAACCGGAAACTATTGATGTTATTGAAGTTATTGAATTTATTGATATAACAAAAATAGACCCAATTTATTTTGATTCTCATTATTATTTAGCCCCGCAAAAAGTGACAGAAAAAGCATATTTTCTGTTCACAGAAATTATGAAAGAAATGCAAGTGACTGCAATTGGTAAATTTGTACTGCGTGAAAAAGAATATGTATGCAGCATCCAACCTTATCAAACAGGTTTTTTATTATCTACGTTGAATTATGCGTATGAAATTAGACCAATTTCGCGGGTAGAAGAATTATCGGTAAAAGTTACCGCAGAAGTAACGAAACAAGAACGTAATCTTGCTGAAAAATTTATAAAATCATTAACAAAAAAAGAATTTGATATAACTGATTTTAAAGATACTTTTAATGAAGAACTTCAAAAGCAAATTCAACGAGTTACTGAAGGGAAAAAAGTTATTAAAAAGCGAGCGCAAAAAGCAGTATTAAAAAAAGTACCGAAAGAATTATTGCAATCATTAAAAGAAAGTATAAAACAAGTTGAAAACAAGTCAGCAAAAGCACGTAGGTAA
- the dcd gene encoding dCTP deaminase, whose product MILSGNEIYRQLNKNIIIEPFHYAQLNPNSYNLRLHNKLLVYTDSILDMKRKHETKGIIIPQEGIVLEPNKLYLGRTIEYTKTENFVPMLEGRSSIGRLGLFIHVTAGFGDVGFAGFWTLEIFCIQPIRIYPSTEICQIYYHTIHGDFTRYQSNKYQDNKDIQPSFLYKDFDEI is encoded by the coding sequence ATGATTTTATCTGGCAATGAAATTTACCGTCAACTAAATAAAAATATTATTATTGAACCATTTCATTACGCTCAATTGAACCCCAATAGCTATAATCTTCGATTGCATAATAAATTGCTAGTTTACACTGATTCAATCTTAGATATGAAACGTAAGCACGAAACAAAAGGAATTATTATTCCTCAAGAAGGGATAGTATTAGAACCAAATAAATTATATCTTGGCCGAACTATAGAATATACAAAAACTGAAAATTTTGTGCCTATGCTAGAAGGAAGATCTTCAATTGGTCGCCTTGGCCTTTTTATTCATGTGACTGCTGGATTTGGTGATGTAGGTTTTGCCGGTTTTTGGACGTTAGAAATCTTTTGTATTCAGCCTATTCGTATTTATCCATCTACTGAGATATGCCAAATTTATTATCATACGATTCATGGTGATTTTACTCGCTATCAAAGTAATAAATACCAGGATAATAAAGATATTCAGCCAAGTTTTTTATATAAAGATTTTGATGAAATTTAG